A stretch of the bacterium genome encodes the following:
- a CDS encoding ABC transporter ATP-binding protein: MTSTDSVIIKTVGISKTFKEGKAQEVKAVEEVSFQIERGELFGFLGPNGAGKTTTINMLTGLARPDKGVIFIDGTESSTNLKTTQHLMGIVPDESNLYPELTGFENLMFCGALYGMGKAERERRTCQLLRQFGLTQSANRKFSKYSKGMKRKLTIAAGIMHSPPILFLDEPTTGIDIASARQIRQLIYDLNQEGTTIFLTTHYIEEAERLCQRIAFIVSGKIVRIDTIENLMKLAENRYIVQFSLSKEIKNITTIIEEQFTDVKAYISSGTILCVESQRPISIGPYVRLLESFGAETNEARNMRPSLEEVFVEITGIEAKDMKNER; this comes from the coding sequence ATGACATCTACCGATAGTGTTATTATTAAAACTGTAGGGATAAGTAAAACATTTAAAGAGGGTAAAGCACAAGAAGTTAAAGCCGTGGAAGAGGTTTCTTTTCAAATTGAAAGAGGCGAGTTGTTTGGTTTTCTTGGACCAAACGGAGCTGGCAAAACAACGACCATAAATATGCTTACAGGTCTTGCTCGCCCTGATAAAGGTGTTATTTTTATTGATGGAACAGAGAGTTCTACCAATCTAAAAACCACTCAACATCTTATGGGAATAGTGCCAGATGAGAGCAACCTATACCCTGAACTTACCGGTTTTGAAAACCTTATGTTTTGCGGCGCTCTTTATGGTATGGGTAAAGCAGAAAGAGAAAGACGCACCTGTCAACTGTTACGCCAATTTGGGCTTACACAATCTGCAAACCGGAAATTTTCTAAATATTCAAAAGGTATGAAGCGAAAGTTAACTATAGCTGCCGGTATAATGCACTCACCACCAATACTTTTTTTAGATGAACCTACCACAGGCATAGATATAGCAAGTGCCCGACAAATAAGGCAACTAATCTATGATTTAAACCAAGAAGGAACAACTATATTTTTAACTACACATTATATAGAGGAAGCAGAAAGATTATGTCAACGCATAGCTTTTATTGTTTCTGGAAAAATTGTAAGGATAGATACAATTGAAAATCTTATGAAACTTGCAGAAAACCGCTATATCGTTCAATTTTCCCTCTCTAAAGAAATAAAAAACATTACTACAATCATTGAAGAACAATTCACAGACGTAAAAGCCTATATTTCGTCTGGTACTATTTTATGCGTAGAATCTCAAAGACCTATTTCAATAGGTCCTTATGTAAGACTACTAGAAAGCTTTGGTGCAGAAACAAATGAAGCTCGCAATATGAGACCCTCTCTTGAAGAGGTATTTGTTGAAATAACAGGTATTGAAGCAAAAGATATGAAAAACGAAAGATAA